In the genome of Hevea brasiliensis isolate MT/VB/25A 57/8 chromosome 14, ASM3005281v1, whole genome shotgun sequence, the window gaaatttttttcagaatttttggacctcgttttcagtcccaaggcaaagtaaaaattcaaaaatttatatttcgaatcgaaccggaccggatcggaccggtcgaatcggaccggccccttcttcttcttctcttttttcttccacgcgtcccgaccttcctctccttctctcccattttctctctcctccctcctccactTGCTGCCCTGCCGCCTCCTCTGCCACCCCATCCCGCAGGCGCCCGTCTCCAGCCGCCCCAGCTCACCGGCCGCCGCCCAGAACGCCGGAAAAAGGCGCTCGAAGCGAAGCGACGCGCAAGCGCGCtgcttcgtcttcccggccgaaatccagccgatctggccaccaatcggatcgggtcttgtgtctaaatccatctactcgtcgagagctttccatagacaccaagaacaccaaaatccatcaagcggtttgcccaatttttgctcgggaagttttagcccattttgatttttgggctagatttctctcaaaccgtgaaccccactagAAAACCGAGAGTATCAGAGCGcttcactcgtcgagagcttcgcggcaatataaatttcaaaattttccgacaccgtttttcggtgggtctcacggaacttcgcagtatttttccgagcattaaatgagcttagaaaattctgaaaaatttatgtactaacccccgtgttgtgggcttcgtgtagatatcttcaattcgtggaaattcgacagttgtccggatctgtgaatttccggctagacaaactggttaccgaaaaagtctccggattaaatcgagattttggctaccccaccattgtcacatGTCCTGAGctcgtccccgaagtcggaatcggcataggtaaacccaaaccttactttttcgcaattttctagtgcttaaatgagattaaaaatccgtaaaatattcgtggtagctcagaaaattatgattctttttgcaatagcctagtaatattgttaaggaccgcggggcaaagttttagaatttttagagcttatttgggcaatttttgcaaaatgatcaaatataaggactaaactgtaaatttacatattgtgattgatgactgtttggatgggcccaggaggggctttgtgatgtgattgagttgtggatacatggattgtgaatatagaagtgcgttttgagcccttttgcaggttgggtaggtcctaggtataggggagactctgctggattttcggcacgacttagggcgtatttggtcttttcttgatttgtattgagtcaattgtattaaataattataatgtaattgtcaggtgagccggaacagccttcttcctccgcccagccgccacagtgattgctgtcaagtttgtgagtaaaatattaattttaattgtaatatcgatattattatatgttcaagcatgctcatgcatcacttatatgcatatatctatgtagttaaactctaggcacgatttatgttgcattcataattgttaaagtgccatggatgttgttgtggtaatttagagcactgtgcgtgcgttagcgtgcgtgtgatgtggtgtggactatggataggacgggtggacacggcttgagatcttcgctgggacccagtccttcggaGGTAGTCACGGCttaagttcttcgctgggaccccgatttggtatattaagcgaaagtccggcttgagttcttcgctggcacaggttggatttaagagagctgtataggggatcagctcccatatattatgattgatattactgggtgtctgagtgctccaaattacttttttgctgttatgatgtgaatttattgctgatgttgcatttcactctacagggtgcattagttttagatagttatagagattatggttaaaattgatattttactctctgaatcgaacgctcactcctgttcaatatttttccaggccacaggaggatatttttgaggttaacctgcttttctccctcgcaggtcatctatttatgtttgtgtaattctataaacttctagaatttccgcatgtatcagaaatatttatttgattgggtctgtaatattattatcatgttggacctgtagacGCATAActttatgcatgtttgatgggctggatgagggagttgagctcccatttattttatgatgatatgagtatgtggagggtgagctgagctcccaagttgattatttattgtgtttacaggtcaagtgagtcaaaaactccccgttgaaaggctcattttatggccggactctgtccggttgatttcttgaaattgggcccaaatgggccttagagttggattaattaataaatagacttactacgggcctcgggggctttaggctggcccaggtcctagtgtcggtctggcctatgggttgggtcgtgacatcatataatttaaaaattaatattattcatAATATTTACTCTATCTTTTTTTCATTTACAATCTTAAGACTTTAATCAACGCattgtaattttattaaattatttttttattaataatataaaatataaatatttatttattataaaacaataatttttttaaacttaaaattataaaatttttttctttatcaacaataataattactttattattttataattacatttttaaattatttaattatttttaaagaacttaattattttcttatttcaataataaaataaaaaatatgatataataaattaataattatatttttattttaataatataataaataatataatatattaaattaataattatctattcattttaataataatataatgtaatataataaatttataattttatatttattttaataataaaataaattaaatgatatatacccttattaattatttatatattaacaaTAATAGCTAAATATAACTTTATTAAACACTTAACATAAAGCAATAATCACCATCTATCAGTTATTAGTTAACAGCTACACTTAATAGCTAAATTAAACAGGCCCTAAAAATATATAAGTAGCATGATCGAATTTATCAATGTGTTTTTTCTCAAACTCTAAATAAAACAGTTTAATAATAAACTTTTCATGGCTAATCTAAAAATTCTCATTGCTAATTCATTATTAGCAATAGAAAATTTTTGTTGTTATATTGCTCATTAGAAgagtaaattaattatttaatatatttttaaaatttgaaatatttatttaatctttttaaaaatttaaagattagTTTGAATCCATAAGCACTTATATGATTTGGTTCATATTTAAAGGGTTAAAATAGACtttttattgttattttatttttaataactgTTTTGATCCACTATTCAACTTTTAATGGCTTGCTATTTCCCATCCTTTTACATGGAATCACCGTGGAATTTTATGCATCTTAAAACAAAAGAGAAGTATAAAATTAACTACTTTAATGCGAACATGAAACATTCCCATGAACAAGTCTTCTATTCTTTCAAATAAATTAAcaagttttaatttaataatattaaggccattttttaaattatgaggtatcgaatttaaattttagttaaaattaaatatcaaaaaaAGTAATTGttaatacattaaaaataaaaaaaaaataaaaatgacaacGGAGAAACAAAAGTGAAATTAGTGATCGATCCATAGACTAATGATCAACGAAAATACTATTCCTGGTGGTTTTGATGAGAAGTTGCCAGAGTTTCATCCATTTGCATGCATCGCATGGGTGGCCGAGAGGTAAACAAATCCTTTTCTATGCCTGGAGATACCCATTGTATTCCAGATAACAAATCACTTTCTCAGCCATTGCAGAAGGGGAAGCATAGATTCCATTGTCGCATTTCAGTGTTATCTGCAAAAGCAACAATTAATTGACCAACTTTGTAAAATACAATAGTTATTTTAACCAATAATTtcaattaagatttttttttatttataaaattgatAATTAATCGAATTAAATTAAAGTGCGTACAAATTTatgtattaaaataataataataattatattcaaTCCTATTTAGTAAATTCTATATGAATTATGCATCGTGAGATATTCTTTAGTCAATAAAAAATTAGTTGATTAGTAAGAATTTTCTAGCGTAAAAACTAGACCAATTTGACTAACAATATAATCCCGGAACTGGGTGGAAAACCAATATTCAACCATGATACCGGTTTAACCCATGAATGAAGACAGTCATAAACATGATCCctgaatattaatttaaattaaaaccagGGATTTATTTTTTGCACCTCACAATTTGCAGGGGGCTCATAAGGATCATCAATGCCAGTAAAGCCTGTAAAATAAGgagaatataaaataaaatattaatgaaagctgagaataattaattttaactccaaCAAAAAAAAATCAGCAACTTTAGAGCAGTACTAGTATGGATTTCTTTCCCCGAGAATACCTTTGATTTTCCCTGCTCGAGCAAGCTTATACAGACCCTTAGGGTCTCTGGACTCACAGACTCCGAGTGGAAcatccatgaacacctcaatAAAATCTCCATTTGGCAAAATTTTGCGACAAGCTTCTCTATCCCTTCTGTATGGAGAAATTAGGCAGGCAATGCATATGACTCCTGCATCTGAAAACAGCTTTGCCACCTCCCCTATTCATACATATTACCAAAACATTAACTCTCATTAATTTCCATCAATTTAAAAACAAGGGATTTGGTGTGTAGAATAAGTTGAATAGTGCACAAAACAATCCACACTCGGGGCTATAAGGAAGGATTAATGTATGCTAGGAAGCTGTTTCTGTGACTCGAAATGACTTACCAACTCTTCGAATGTTCTCCGCACGATCTTCAGCTTTAAAACTAAGATCACTATTTAAACCATGCCTGAGATTGTCTCCATCAAGAATGTAAGTCAACTTTCCCATTTGAGTCAAGATTTTACTCAAATGACATGCTACTGTACTCTTTCctgtaaatttattttgaaagcttaagaagagttaaggaaaaaaaaaaaaagaacaattaaataaaatgatttaagaaaaaaatgaaaaacaacACAGAAAAAAAGAACAAACCTGAACCACTGAGACCTGTGATCCATATAACACAACCTTTCTGATTGAGCAAATTTTGTCTATCAATTTTATCAATTAAGCATTCATGCCACTTTATATTTGTTGAATTTCCAATCCTTGACAATGGGCTCTGATTTTTCCCTGTTCAtaacattttttaatttttcgtTTCAATCAGAAAttgattttcattaaaaaaaaaaaagcagaaaaTGGAAATTTAAAATCTGTTTTAACTTATAATCTATTTGGTATTGTTGTTGAacgtattaatataaaaattactttttaaaatatactaattaggaagtttaaaaaaatgatttataattaaatttaaattataaaaatattaaaataataaaataatttttttaaactatttttttaataaaaataatatttatattctgaaaaattattttaacttTATAAACTCGATGCCAACAGACACCTGCTTACCGTTGCTAGTAAACCCATTTGCTAAAATTGAACCCAAAGGCGACCCATTTGGTTTAAGCGTATCGAGCTTGGCCTTGCCATTGCCAGTGCCATTAACATCCACTCTCACTGCCTGCTGTAACCCATCCGCAGCAGTGATTCGCAAAACGCTCCTCGCTTTCGCATTACCTGGGAGATAGCCGTCGCGCAAGGTTGCGAATCCAGGCAGCGGCTTAATCCCAACGGCATTCATCTCTCAAATGAattaatcaaacaaaaatgaaatttaagtgATACAGAATGAGATAACGCAAAAGCAAAAGAGTGAAATTGGGAGCTTAATTGGTGGAGAAGAAACGAAGTTGAGGAATTTATAAATAAGAAAGGATGGATGTAACAGATTGTGCTAAAGGAAGTTTACATCTATGCGCCGGCCAAAGGAGACGGTTGATCTTTGAATAGTGAACGTTGATTAGTATGCATTGGAACGTAAATATCAAAATTGCTTGTCGTGGGCCCATTTGATTGCTCAAATTCTGACTGATTAATATTTCCAATACTCTAATATATTTTAAGTTTCGtcgtataattttatatattttaattaataatatatataatatatttttattaataatttatattttaaaattttaataattttataaaatatttaagttttatttattttaaatataatatataaaaatttatagatattatgataaaaaaatataattttatatttaatttattatttatataaataaatttagataataaatacttaatatgttaaatttaaattcaatataaatattattttttaatttaaatttatttcaaatttaattatatcatctaaatttattttattataattaaattaaattgaatatctataAATATTGTGCCTGTTAACATgtgttaagattttttttttctactttactataaacaaaaaaaaaaaatcaattatagtCGATTCAATTGGTAAAATTcacttaaattaatattttcgttaagttaaaaatttaaatcttATCAATTGTCCTTTTCAATGAATAATCTGCAAACTTCATGTCTAAGGGGTGGGAGTGGTGGGTCTGCGACTCCCTAGTGCAAGATACGGAGGTCATAACCAAAAGTCGTCAGTCTGAAATTGGAAAATTGGAATTTGGAATATTAGGTTAAACGTCAAAGTCTTccttttttggtttttttttttttggaagaacAGGTCAAGTATTCCCTATTTACCAAAACAATACAGAATttgtttaatatttattttaaaatttattaattaaaaagtactaaattaattaaaaataaatttaatatattttaattataaaaatattaagcaataaattaaattattaaattattttaaaaaaaatttaattttgaaactcaaaattaaaaatagaaactataataacaagccaAGTATTTCCTgtgggataaattttgacaactgtccaTGAACATAATATTATagttattcaacttaaaaatgtaatataaaaccccttcaacttttaaattttacacagtaaaatacctctaacctctaattgtcagtttttcagttagacgctgacctgaaTAGTTCTAGCGTGGAGCTtaatcaatatttctcttttctttctcaagttatgtataaattgaatattttttttcactgtaaacagaatgatttttcagatgcagagagaataattttacaatttgaataagagaggagagagaaatgttgactaagagcCATGCGAGGCTGTCACATCGATTTTAATCGAAAAATCAAGAATTGAAAATTAGAGAAATTTTActtgtgcaaaatttaaaagtttagagagttttatattacattttaaagtttaagAATCAGAGTACATAAATTTATATAAGTTTAgggataattattgaaatttacctTTCTATAAGATATTTCAGAAAATTCTTGGAATACGTGATAATACGTCATATATCAAGCGTCGCATTAATATAAACATTATTaatctatttaatatattattatttaattaatgagtataattacttcataacattaaaaaattatatttttttaaagctTTCAATTAATGTTTTAAGCAAAtttattgagaaatatatttaacTTACAATCGTTTTTCCTAGAAAAAAATAAGTTGAAACCATAAGAAATTTCTCGTGTTTGAAAATTTTAAGTGATAAGAAAGAATTTTAATCATTAAGAgtataataattatatctaattttttttttaatttaataaataaataatcatttTTGCGTGAACATTTTATggtaaattttttgtttttagaTTTTGGTTTCTTCTTGACAATTAATTCCTCGTGCTATAGTTGAATTATTTTAAgttgattaaataaataaaatttaattaaataaatatgtttatatgaaaaaaaaaaaattagagtggagaaagagaatccatataaccgactccaaatttttgagttaaagatttagttgaattgagttgagtacTAATGTATcaatttctatttttattattattcgaATTCAATATTTTATAGCGCCCGTTTGTTATTGAGTTTAAGAAACTAAAACTAtattattgaataaaaatattattttaaatgctattaaaaaaagtaatttaaaaaaaattattttattattttagtattcttatgattaaaatttattaaatataattttaaattattttttaatactttctaattagtatatttaaaaaaatgatttttttaacagtaatttcaataataatactAAACAGCATTATAGTGTTGAAATTCAGGTATTTTAAAATGCATATTATTtatgttttatatttttaaaatatccgTCACTACAGACTAAGTTAATTTAGATTACTAATCGGATCATTATAAACAATTCGCAAGTTACATGTTATTTTAAATCAAAAcattaatttttattacaaaaattaattttagtaattaaattttggaaatttgaatctttttaaattttgtaagatttgaAAATGAATTACAAGTCACTTTCAATCAAACAAGAACAAATACAGTCAATGGTTGAACTAAAAATTCATCTCctctaataatattttaatagctGTTTTTTTTTTCAGTATAATATGGAGATTCTTAAATTTGTTATAAAGATGCCATAGTCACTTGGCTATGTAAATGCCCATAATAACTATTTTTTAATCAATACCTAAAGAAATTTGTTAAAAGAATCCTCGTTAaggaataacaaaaaaaaatcaaagatatCTCATCTTTATCCACACtttatccacatatatatatatatatatataactaattttttttaagtagTTGGTTTGACTGGCCACACTATGtaataaatatgaaaaaaaaaaaattcttttaataaaaaataaaaagactgAAAACTTGAACAATGTTTGTTAGTTGGTGTGAATGGTAGAATGAGAAGAAGAAACCTGAGGGGTTTTTTTTTGACTCCATGGTTGATTTTGATTGGGAGAAATCTATGGGATTTGTGACTTTTCCTCCATTTGGATGATATAATGAATGAAAAACAAAATATAATTAGAAATGTAAGttctatatattattttaataatatatttatatattttattaaaattatattatttaaatatataaatatataaaaaataaattattttttaataaaaaataatatatttttgtttAGTGGATTACAAGTTTTGAGGCAAGGAAAAGGTTTTTTTATCCTTGCTCTGTATAAATTAGGATCGAGGCAgcattgaaaaaaattaaatgagttcGGGATTAATCAGATTGGATTTAGAAACTTTTGCCATCCCTAAAAGAATCGACTTATTTAATGTAGGACAAActgaattatatttattttattaacattcaaaataaaagaatatatatattttatgggaAAGTGGTAACGTGGTAGTTTATTTGCATATTTGACAcattcttgaaaaaaaaaaaaaaaacaaacaacaaATTTCCATTTTGTTCTAATTTTTCACAACCCTTTAACCTACATTGCTTAAGAATGTGTGAAAACGAACTTAATTAATGAATATATGAAATTATctcaattttaattagaatttattttaaattatcatATTTACTTCaactttaattatcattatttaaaattaaaatttgtttagTTTTATGCACctcaattaataattttataaaaaaaactaataatttatattttaaaattttaataattttatagaaatattaaaaattacctttgaaaaatatattactctaaaattttataaatattattataaaaatattttttataaaaattatttaaatttaaataataaataattaaatataaaattcaaatCCGAATactaatattaatatataaaatcaattattatttaaactcattttattaaaattatatcataTTAAGTAATATATATACTGAAAATTATTCCATCCCAATATTATATCTTTTTTTAGCATATTTTAGAGAGTTGGCCGGCTGCGGTCAATTCTGAATTCCCGACTTCCCATATTTCAAAGTTGAAATCCTCATTTAAGTTTAAAGAATACTGCTTTTTTATCATCATTTTTATGGTGAATTAATATTTTGGTGATGTTTATTGAATTTATAAAGTATAAATTGAGTGTTGAGTTTAGAGGTTTGCCCTTCAGTTCAATTCATGAGATGATGCACATACGACTAACTCAAACATTAATGTATAATTTATAAAAGACTTAGTCTTGTGAACATGTAATAtagttttatataatttataataatatattatttatgtaATTTATAAATATCATATATTAATTTCCATCCTTGATATTGTTTTAAATGTTTATAAATATGCCAATCAGGAGTAAATCTGGTTCAGACGTAAAACGCTTAATAAATTATTAAGGGGTTAAAAATAAAAagctaaaaagaaattaaatgaaatcttaataaaaatatggaaattaaaataaaaatataaaatattaagagtttaaattaaataatatataaaaatatgaataaaatttatgtagaaatgtagaGGTTGAAACAAAAATCAAAACATTGAAGGACAAATAATAGtttcttttttaaaatatattaaaatttatgagtcaattttttaattttaaaaatttttaaggggcagacagtaatttaaaaaaaatatttaattttgaaaaaCTTTGGAGGTAAAGACCTCCCAAAGCTTAAGGTAGTTCCATTCCTGATCTGATTGATTTTCTTTTACGTCTAAGAAGTGGAGAGATCTCGAATTTGAATCTTTTTatctaattattttaaaattattagtaatGAAAAAGGCAGATAGCCATCTCTTGCTGTGCGGTCTATCAGTTTTACTCAATCCTATAATACTtatattgaataaaaaaatttataaataattgagTAATTATATAAATCTATTAAGATTAAGATGAATGAATATTTAAATTTCACCTTATATTcatgttttataattttttaaattacaaattaaaattgatttttctttgaatGATAAGCCtcaatattttcaaaaatatatattttttgatatttaaaaaaaattaaattaaatagaaataTGTTGTTAACTACAACACAATAgtgataattaattaaaatttatatttatgtttTTAAGAACCCCATAATTGACAGCTAAATCTTCCCATAAAATTAATGATAACTTATCTAatttctatttttaaaaaataaaatattaaagtaattatataatAACTTATAGAAATGTTTGAtgttaaatcataaaataattgttagataaaaaaaaattgtgatatGGTGTTACTTTACATCCATATATATTTGTCATGTCTCTTTTGTCATTTACATTTTTTCATTTATTATACATGTTGATTTTAtacaaataattactaaaatGTTTCTTAAAAAAAACATAACGTTAGTAAAAGAATATAATTATtacaaaaattaatattagaatataattagtatcatataataaataaatatttaaaatattttttcactTATTATTTTATTGCTcttagtaatttttttaataattaaatatgctgTAAAATATATTGTAACATAAAATTTCTTGAAAtatgataattttaaatttttttcaactaatattttttttctaaaatgtaAAATAATGCtaacaaataaattataattttataaaattctttaaatataatttatattaattttttttatctctttatcaataattttgttttattatcattattataagCGTCTACATAACCTTCTAAAACGAATCTATTAGAATAATGTGATGTGTTTCTTTCCGTattgattaatatattaatttaatagatTAGCAAGGGATCTATCAGATGTCTATTCATTTATAAAgtcctttaaatttttttattttgtaatgcTTCTTTTTATTAAGGGTATTCAATATATGATCAGCATGAAAAAAAGTGACTTTTATGGCAAGATACTATagaaaaaaaatttcacctaAAATAATACGTGGAAGTAAGTATATAAAATTATttgttttttatataatttattttttggaGACATTTAATTTTTCAGAAAGATTTTCAAGCAAAGCTACATATTAATTAATGTTAATGAGCTCTGTGATTCAATAAGCTATAAAAGTTCCAAAAACTTGAAGTGAAAGACTAGAAAATTGGGTGAAGTTTCTACTCATATAAAGACTAGAAAATTGGGTGAAGTTTCTACTCACATTAATAGGATCGTTATACGATAAATTTCCTAAAtgtacatttcctttctctactatcAATGTTTAAAAGATATTATCTTCTACTTCTCTTGAAAAATAAAATAGTTTTAGATAAATGTTAAATTGATTATTGAGGAGCATCAATTATTTGCATAGCTTCTGCTGTTTGGAGTAAAATAGCCATCGTTGAACTTTAGAGGTTATAATATAGCCGTTCTTGaactaaaaaatataatataaagttCACTGAACtttgaaattttacaaaataaaatctttttgACTCTCAATAACTAGTTCATATGTAATACACAAACGTGGATAATCCAAAGTGGCGATAATACGGACGATTGTTGCTTTTTTTTTAATGTAGAGTCTCTCTAATTAGCTGTTATACATCTAttgctttattattttatacagtTGGGATTCTTTTTATGGTTAATCTGTGAATAAAATTATAACTGATTTTGCCAATATCATATAGAAGAAAGAGAATTATTTATATTACTGTTATTCTGAATTGTATAAACTAGCTATTGATGATTAgaaggattttactgtgtaaaatttaaaagttcagTGGGTttaatgttacatttttaagtttatgAACGATTCTGTTACAATACGTAAAATTTAAGGGCAACCCTTAAAACTTATCCCACATATATACCCCTACATTACTAAATAATAGGGTTGAAAATTAACAACATCAAGATACCCCAATCCTGTTAGTATTGGGACTATTATACTATTATATAGAGCCATATGCTGCTATTCGGCAAAGGTTTGGTACTCTATCTCAAATGATAAAAAGTTtttgtttaaataatataatgttaTTAACTTTatcataaatataatataattcaatTGCAATTCATGATGtccaatataatttattattatttaa includes:
- the LOC110648689 gene encoding adenylyl-sulfate kinase 3, with amino-acid sequence MNAVGIKPLPGFATLRDGYLPGNAKARSVLRITAADGLQQAVRVDVNGTGNGKAKLDTLKPNGSPLGSILANGFTSNGKNQSPLSRIGNSTNIKWHECLIDKIDRQNLLNQKGCVIWITGLSGSGKSTVACHLSKILTQMGKLTYILDGDNLRHGLNSDLSFKAEDRAENIRRVGEVAKLFSDAGVICIACLISPYRRDREACRKILPNGDFIEVFMDVPLGVCESRDPKGLYKLARAGKIKGFTGIDDPYEPPANCEITLKCDNGIYASPSAMAEKVICYLEYNGYLQA